In Columba livia isolate bColLiv1 breed racing homer chromosome 8, bColLiv1.pat.W.v2, whole genome shotgun sequence, a single genomic region encodes these proteins:
- the LOC110363527 gene encoding uncharacterized protein LOC110363527 yields MINDVKVFAYRRQATACTEWTYEEKRKSLQEGLFSSARAGKANLGTSSRDIGTGGWSLPGSGCWLNPACCCNSSHITFIWAVIPLGFCGRDRGGQVLSHAKGTLVSCDAFKSNNGKCGEHGHTTSGEQQRIFIKVNGFAVCWKEPAPRSYQLPEWVTWSVKLGAELLSGCSASANREREGAELPDIEKDSVSSLKFYQPAKGSSLGFASLGSEDPEFMENYHDWKVKPVKRIEDWDEDIYILTQQRRSDEQSN; encoded by the exons ATGATCAATGATGTCAAAGTATTTGCTTATCGTCGTCAAGCAACAGCCTGCACCGAGTGGACGtatgaggaaaaaaggaaatctctTCAGGAGGGTCTCTTTTCGTCTGCGCGGGCTGGAAAAGCCAACCTTGGAACCAGCTCTCGAGACATCGGGACGGGTGGTTGGTCTCTGCCAG GGTCTGGGTGCTGGCTCAACCCAGCATGTTGCTGCAATTCCTCCCACATCACGTTcatttgggctgtcattccttTGGGCTTCTGTGGAAGAGACAGAGGAGGACAAGTGCTGAGCCATGCAAAGGGAACTCTTGTTTCCT GTGATGCTTTCAAATCCAATAATGGAAAATGCGGTGAACATGGACACACCACAAGTGGTGAACAACAACGTATCTTTATAAAAGTGAATGGTTTTGCAGTGTGTTGGAAAGAGCCTGCACCCAGAAG CTACCAGCTGCCAGAATGGGTTACCTGGAGCGTGAAACTTGGGGCAGAACTTCTCTCAGGTTGCTCAGCAAGTGCcaacagagagagggagggtGCAG AACTTCCTGATATTGAGAAAGactctgtttcttctctgaagtTTTACCAGCCAGCTAAAGGGTCTTCTCTCGGCTTTGCCAG TTTAGGTTCTGAAGACCCAGAATTCATGGAGAACTACCATGACTGGAAGGTAAAACCTGTGAAAAGAATAGAAGACTGGGATGAGGATAT TTATATTTTGACACAACAGAGAAGAAGTGATGAGCAGTCAAACTGA